A genomic segment from bacterium encodes:
- a CDS encoding XdhC family protein, protein MKFTPRGGAMADDVLGLAHALSEAGEPFALATVVRCERPTSAKPGAKALVRRDGTVVGWIGGSCAEPVVIREGLRALQDGRPRFIALIGEGGSRPGNRDGVLEYPMTCHSGGTIEVFIEPVLPKPDLVLVGRGPVAESLSGLSEAAGFTVVLAPESPLRIPPRAFVVVVTHGTFDEEALEQALQSDARYVSLVTSRKRAGAVIDALRDRGVPEDRLRRLRAPAGLDIGAVTPDEIAISILAEIVQVSRSQTGEAGSSGLTLAMDPVCGMAVKIASARYRSNVSDRSFYFCGPGCKRAFDQDPARFAGTAAK, encoded by the coding sequence GTGAAGTTCACCCCGCGCGGGGGCGCCATGGCCGATGATGTCCTCGGTCTGGCTCACGCGCTCTCGGAAGCGGGTGAGCCGTTCGCGCTGGCCACCGTGGTCCGGTGCGAACGCCCGACGTCTGCGAAGCCGGGAGCCAAGGCGCTCGTCCGGCGGGACGGGACGGTGGTGGGGTGGATAGGCGGGAGCTGCGCCGAACCGGTGGTGATCCGGGAAGGACTGCGGGCGCTCCAGGATGGACGCCCGAGGTTCATCGCCCTGATAGGCGAGGGCGGGAGCCGGCCCGGAAATCGTGATGGCGTGCTGGAGTATCCCATGACCTGCCACAGCGGCGGGACGATTGAGGTTTTCATCGAGCCGGTCCTCCCCAAGCCAGACCTGGTCCTCGTCGGCAGAGGCCCGGTGGCCGAGTCGCTGTCCGGCCTCAGCGAGGCCGCGGGCTTCACCGTGGTTCTCGCCCCGGAATCTCCGCTGCGCATCCCACCCAGGGCTTTTGTCGTTGTGGTCACTCACGGGACCTTTGACGAGGAGGCGCTGGAGCAGGCACTTCAGAGCGACGCGCGCTATGTGAGCCTGGTGACCAGCCGGAAGAGGGCGGGCGCGGTCATCGACGCCTTGCGCGACAGAGGGGTACCTGAGGATCGGCTCCGGCGGTTGAGGGCTCCGGCGGGTTTGGATATCGGGGCGGTCACGCCGGACGAAATCGCAATCAGCATCCTGGCCGAGATCGTGCAGGTGTCGAGGAGCCAAACGGGCGAGGCCGGGTCCTCCGGTCTGACCCTGGCGATGGATCCGGTCTGCGGGATGGCGGTCAAGATCGCTTCGGCCAGGTACCGCTCAAACGTGTCGGACAGAAGCTTTTATTTCTGCGGTCCGGGCTGCAAGCGGGCTTTCGATCAAGATCCCGCACGATTCGCCGGGACCGCCGCGAAGTAA